The genomic window aaatgacttattattattatttacagtCGATGATTGCTATAACTTGTTTTGGCTGTGTACAGGATATGCCTTTGAGTGTTGTTGTACTGGCCTTTGCGCATATTAATATTTacatagtaataataattatataaataaatacagtaaatacaatTGACTAATTTACTATTTAAATAAGGCGAATCAATGCTAATGTTTCTTTAGAATTGAATGGCATATCCTATTTTATAATAGCATTAGCAGGTGGGttcgaaaaacaaaatactagtgtatatatatatatatacatatatatacatatagttttttttatattttaatcctCAGTATGTGACACTTTCCTTGTTACGTCTTTTTAATGTTGCAGTTGGCCTCAACTGGAGAGTAATTAGCATCAtcaataattatgttttttttaatttttttattttttaaataaacatgcCTCCATGTTTAGATGCCCGGCAAACTTTGACAAAGGTCCAGCATTTCTCTTTTTAGGGGTGGAACGTAAACTGCAATTAAAAATGCGTTTCGTTTACTCAGTTTCCTTTTTGTAATAATCACAATTAAGGTGTTGTATCCATACTCTTAAATTAAGGTTACCTCAATAccatttgttgttgttaaagaaGCATATTCATGTATTTCACTGAAGTCACATTAACTGTCATCCATATGATGTCATAGATTATACCTATCTGCATACTCCCATCTAAGTtatgtagggtgaccatattttgatttccacaaGAGGACActtggcccggcctcgagatacttgaattttcctcgaaattcactcaaagatgcctatatcattttaatatatttaaagtgtgcctcctccatctggatggaaaaattcagtttaataataaaaaaaaaaaaatgtgtgtgtgtgtgtatatatatatatatatatatatatatatatatatatatatatacacacatatatatatatgtgtatacacacacacacacacatatatatacacatatatacacatatatatgtacacacacacacatatatatatatatatatatatatatatatatatatatatatatatatatatatatatatttatatatatttatatttatatatatacatatatatatatatatatatatatatatatatatatatatatatatatatatatatatatatatatatataaccaaAAGACACCATTTAAATTCTCAGgagttactcaacaggcttattattcctaaaaaaatatttgaacagTAAAAACGAAtcaaataatgattaaaaaaatatatatatatatatacacacacagagtaGGCTATTTgcgaactaaacatttttataaattactatcacgacaactgTCATTGATAAATTGTTATCCCCACTTaattgttattctcattcaacgttcccaaacaataaccaaaataaactgacaaacgattcaaccagcatgtttccaaacacagcagttcaaaactaaatttcccataATGCTTAGCGGGGCTTAGCTCACTAACAGCTACCCTATTAACGAGCACCggtagccgaggcaaaatcaaacattgctataaaagtttacaattatCGCCGGTGCaaagatgcgacaccaaacggattttaacagatcacaccagtacaaagcgctgacagaagtcaacagttgctgaAAATAAGTTTAGCAAGTGTACATGCCAATAGCCTGTGAGCTCCAGTAGTGAAGATTGTTTGTTCGTGAATGATGACTGACAGTTAACGCCATGATAACGCCAGTCTGCGACTGCGTACACATGCGCAAATTCTTATTcaaagtagaataaaggtattttcgACTTAATTACTCTTTTGGGTACATGAGTATTTGATTATATACGTATTGATTGTAATAAAAGCCTTAACACTGAGCAGGCATTCTGGAAACATTTCACTGGCAGCTCAGTACCGTTGTATTTTGTGTAAAGCGTCAATTTCAACAGACGCTAATTGGTCCCtgagaaaaataatgaaaactggacattttcatgaatttataaaaccccgccGGATGCCTGGGACAggatgtgaaaagtggacatgtccgggcaaaagaggacgtttggtcaccctatgttATGTCATAGTGGAAAAGCGACCaattattttatagcattccgtaacattgtttgttgttgcgttAAATCAGGGACATTCTGGCTGTGCCATTGAAGTTACCACAAGCCATTTCATTAGCAACACAGAAAGAGGAGCTGGAGATCATCTCTGCTATGTGTACAGGTAATTACAGTATGTGCAACACATAATATACAATTTACTTTGTAAAAGGTGTTAAAATTTCAACTCAATATCGGtactaaaaaatatattcattactcaaaattagggctgtaaaatgatttaaatttttaatccagttaattacagcttaaaaattaattaatcgtaattaattgcaattcaaacaatctataaaatatgccatatttttctgtaaattattgttggaatggaaagataagaaacaagacggacataaacattcaacatactgtacataagtactgtatttgtttgtaataacaataaatccacaagatggcattaacattattaacattctgttaaagcgctccatggatagaaagacttgtagtgcttaaaagataaatgttagtacaagttatagaaattttaaattaaaacccctcttaatgtgtatgttttaataaaatgtgtaaaattttcaatcaaacaaaaaaactagtagctcgccatggtTTATGTCATTaaatacacaatgctcattcatggtgctgaaacccataaaatcagtcgcacccaagcgccagcagagggtgacaaaacaataaacacaagtaacaagtggacattacactctgctgtcatttttatctgtttgagcggggcatgtgcgttaaatgcgtcaaatattttaacgtgattaatttaaaaaaattaccgcccgttaacgcgataattttgacagctctactcAAAACTCTTTAAAAGAGTTTATTACTTGTTCAGATATCTCATccacttgaactgggagggtggtgaCCCTtctacttcaaacggattggacgtccaccgccgacaatggcagtcaatgagtcggcaaagaaaatgcaaaaatagcTTCCAATACTATCAAAAGTACTGGAAAGTCAAATTTACATACCccgtaaccagtgttgttgatAACGGTGTTAGaatgtaacggcgttactatcggcgttattttttacagtagtgagtaatctaattaattacttttctcatcttggcaacgccgttaccgttactcaggatggaaaggcgtgcgttactatacgttgctatattggttgaatgacgcgatataagtctgagggagacggactcaccgagacaacagagcagagaagctgtggggaggaggcaaaaaagttgtgacgccgagcaaacgcgatgctaggtggctccaacaatacctgactgtagccgatagcctacaaactacgcccacatgatatggtagatatggtagacatggtagatatcacacatatatatagaactagatgtgaaatgacagacacgggggcgttagcaacatgtacagtatagaaACTAGATGTGTTagaaaacagctgccatcttaaagcagtagacttcttaggaaggctctgttgtagagaaccttcctagcgaacctaagtaactttttatctaaaatactcctaaatcagcaaaatcttgacttgaatctatctttaaatgatgaaacagttttaaaacttccacatgtcaaaagtagacagaagaaaactaatgcaataatgggagcaattttaacaactttcaacagttgattcagggtaaaagggtaaattagggtaaagaattgggctagggtcaattgtcccaaaaaccttttacacttcacatagtgtgagctaagttttttttttttttttttttttgagggaaaaaacaaaacaaaacatgaaaattatcaccagttactttgccaagtaactaattactcttacattcaggtaactgagttactaacgcaattactttttgggagaagtaatttgtaactataattaattacttttttaaacgtAACAATACATTTTACGGTGACTTGTGCTGTtgcaaaaacaaataactaagtattgatacttttgcaatcaaatatcgTATCTAGATATATTTCAGTTCAATATTGACACTTCAGTACTTTTCAATACTTTTAACAACCCTACTATGTCTGTGTGTCCGTCTGTTTGTCTGTCTATTGTAGCTATCTATCCATATAGTTATCGGAACTATTTTGTATTTTCTATTGTGTCTTGCAGACTTTTGGACATCAGATATTAATCAGAAGACCAAAAACCAGAACCAAGGTTTTGATCAAAGTCACGAAAATGATTATATGTACATCAACCCAATGACTTTGttggaaaaagaaaacaagcagcaaaaagATTTTTCTGAGTCCAAACTAGTAATCAACACGCCTGAAAGCATAATCCCCTACTTGCTCAATGGCGAATCCCTCCCTAAGGAAAACAACCAGGTCAAAAATCAGGTTAAAACTAACTCTAACCAGGACACAAAATTCAAACGGCCTCCTCCCAGGCCTCCTAGCCTAGGATCAGGCCCAGGGATGGGCTTGCTCTTCTCATCTCCTCCTTTAGACAAATGTTGTACTCCTTTGACCTCTGCGGCTGACAAAAAAGAGGAAGGAAAAGTGGGGGTAGGGGACAAACCAGAAAGGAAGACGGCATTGATGTCACATCCTCCATCAAGGCCTCCTGTCCCACTGCAGAGTCGAGCCCACCCCTTGCTGCCTCCTGCTCCTCTCCGTCGCACTTCCTCAAGGAACAGTACAGATGGTTGTGAGAAGGGCCAAAAACCTGTGAAGGGAACAGAAAAAGAAGGGGAGGGACTAAAAGAGCAAGGGAAAACATGTCTTTTGGGTGACAGTGTTGAACTGTTAAACACTACACCTCAAGCAGAGGCTAAACAGGATAATATGAAGGAGAAAGGGGATGAAACCTATATGGGCAAGGATAAAGAAGAAGATAAATCAATTGGTCCTCCATCTTTAGTGAAGAGACCCTCACGACCGGTACCTCAGCCGAGAAAGAAACCATCCCTATCAGACAGGCCTGGCAGTGGGTCGGCCAATCAGAATGTTGGGAAAAAAGTAGGCCCTCCCTCCCCAATACGAAGGCCAGATGTTTCACTCTACTCTCCCCAGGGGTGTGCCATGATGGGAACAGATCCCGACACCTACTCCAACAGCAGCACTGAAGAAGAAGAGGGAGAGACGACCCAGGAGCAAGATCAAAACCACAGGTTGGTATGGAACAACTAAATGAATGCTGGTGTCATGCCTAAAACACGACCATTGTACATCATATTTTGTGTTAGTGATGGGCTATACCAAATAtgcattgcaatggaaaaactgctgcttttaataactagcagtttccctacaaactcacaaaccaatccatcaacaacaaaatctgattagtcagtctcactctttaaacattacccttaaattcatatgcacagaacatttccctgctacacgttgtatttgatcaaattttaatctacttaagttaaatattttgaatCTAATTAAAGAAGGAATTAATAGTAGGATGTTACCGCCCTCTAATGAtagatcattaaaaacaaatccaataaacaatatgacaaaaagtcacttgcaattaaaaaaaaaaggaataatagCTAATGTTAGAAATACAGTAAGGGGAGATgtgtgtttttaaaatgttaagtaataattcatatattttttatacccAACTTGCTAGTAGTTCACTTGACTATCCTATGGAATGTAATGTGGGCTGATTTGCCCTCATTGTATCAAAATTAATCAAATGGAGACTCACATTTAGGTTACAGTAATACTTCACTGTTGAATATGTCACTACGGTCattttagtgattttttttttttttatataatgcggTATGAACTTTGCTTTTCTCAAACAAGATGTAGCTATAACTTTCCATTACAAAGCATATTCAATAGTGCTACAAAGTTCTTTTTATGTGAGATGACAAAAACGCCATATTTatcgtttcatattgcacatcaGCCACTAATGCTTATATCGTCTCTCATTATCTGTTAGCACCTACGTTACCTGGATAAGTCCTGCCTTTCGCAATCGCCCCTTCTAAAGTACTTTGCTTTGCTTCGGCGGCGTGCTCGTCTTTTCTCGTGTCCTCCTGAGcggcatgtttttcatttaattcGTCGTGTGCTTCGGGATGCACGTTTCTTAAGTGTTTCGTGAGGCTTTTGGTATAACCAGAATATCTGACAGTTTCGGCACAAACTGTACACTTAGCCTCGTTGCTActtattaaaatgaaatatgTCCAAACCAGACTTCTTTTACGATCTGTCGTCGATGCCGCAGCCATGCTACCACTAGCTtccaaatgtttgtttgttgtgactgtgttggtgcctcgtgagaggggcggaggaaaagcatgctgaTCGACATATGATAGGGACGTAAATGGGGGCGGAAGCAGACACCAGTGCTCTGCTTATGTGCGTGCACTGCTTACGTGCGTGTAGAACGCGAAAGGCAAAAGTCGTACAAAaagtgcacaaaaatatacccaaaaaacagacaaagaaaatataatatatttattccaaatatcgatacttttgcttggggatcgatacctaaaacttaacgcgctggatcgaaatatcgatattttggtatcgatccgcccatccttattttgtatgcttttgttatgcttgcatgagaacattgtagcatagaacatcattgttatattaacctgtttgagtgtgccttcccatagctttgactattgtagactgtatcacaatatgcccaaatatggactgttatgttcctgtgttttccaatatgccctaAATGTGGTTTATCAGACTGAGCTCATCATCGTTCTAGCCAGAGCCGGTGTTCAAGgtcataacttaaggtgtttttcccctactagagatgttttctgtaacttgagaTGTTTTTACCAGGATATGCTATAGTAAGTTTCGGTTTTGTTTCTatgatgtcaacccataaatagaggcatgctctgcatttctcttttgtccacatgcggAGAGGACGCTTTGTGCGTGGCTTCGCTTCTGTACCCGAGtgctcttgttcataaagccttcgaagcaaagcaatccatggttggggtctgATCATTTCTCATCGAGCTATCGAGTTGAATCTTGACttggagttcaaagttgaatttccctgacagcTGGGAAACGAGCACTCACAGTAATGTATTTGTGCAACAAATACCTTTTATGTGTGGACtaagtttacttttttttttctttttaaagtaaccctTCAGAAAATCGCTGCAACAAAATAAAGCGTACGCCAACTACCATCATGTTGGGTAAAGCACGTTCCCGCCTGTCTGGTGTTATTACCGGCCTCATCAGTCACGACCGTCGCCTCTCACAACGCATTGTGGAGCTGGCTAGAGATCCGCTGAGCTATTTTGGTAACCTGGTAAATGCGTTACCATGAAATACAACCATATATTTTTCAGAACTTCCAACACATAAAATTGATTCGTTTGCATGTGTAATTTGTAGGTGAAAGAGTACCGAGCGTTCACCCTTGAGACCATGTCCAACCACTCCACCTCCACCGAGCTGTTGCAGGAGATCAGGCAGATGATGACTCAGTTAAAGAGTTACCTGCTGCAGAGTACTGAGCTGCAGGCCATGTTGGAGCCACAGCATCAATATTCACAAGAAAAACTAGGTATGGCCTTTGTGGTTTAGTTTCAGCGTTTGCTTTGTCCGATTTGCCGAGaatatacatggcggaaaacatagacaagactgaaaaagcagtttctgctcttgcactcctctttaaaagaaactgctttattttaagccaaaacaactgttatgtttgatagaacaatatgtctatatgctgccatagcagattcattgcgcattaagcccccgaactattattaatttgtccgttttaccctgaaaacccccgtttacagacgtcgtgtaaccgcttttgtttcaacccagccataaaacgaaggtaattaattatatttattattcaaaatgtctgtcgtttttagctgaaAATCATGAatcgatgtctcatatttcgttttaaaaaaaaaaaaataataataataattattcactcacatattttaaacttttaaacaaattatgtcacagtgaaaaaaatggcgtctgtaaaaaagtctcggatatgtacctcataactatcgcttaattgtaattttttttgttactgtcacattttctccgatatgttagatgataaataatcgatccaaaccaacaaaaaatggggggaaaaaaacatttaaaagggtaaatatatgaaaaagaaactctcgaccattccttgatgtctgcgatttctgcatcgcgacacttgttatattaccatgtttcacccataaaatccccaaataaTCCAcctgtgaccattcacagctgtgtcttgacactcagtgatacatgctacatggagtttttggatcgaaacaaggtaagtacgcgataatatctcgtgaaagtcatggcgtctgtaattctgctctcgcgtgctctcacttccagatagggttttgctgtttaaaaaactttttttttttttttaaatgccctccagttcaatttttttcttcccacagaaaattgagattttaagctttccaatgatgtatcacacatgcatatcggacaattttgaaagttggccaaattgggggtctcaaagcggaacttcaagtcacctgagtgttttccgcaacATACAAATTACAATATGAAATTATGCAATAGAATTTTCTATAGAAAGTTCTAATTCTGTCTGTATGACATATGGCAATTTTACATATCAATTTTTCCATTTTAGGCAAAAAGGTGTTCAAAGGTTTGTAAATTGGAGGCCGTATGGTTTAGCAGGCAACAGGAAAGAAAACTTTGTCATCAACCCTTGACTGAACTGACTgacttgtttaaaaaacaaataaaacatgcaGGGTGTTTTGTGTACTGTATACAGTCATCCATCGCTAATTTGAAGCTCATCTTTCGCACCCTCAGTGCATCacagctttttaaaaaatatacagtttttatagaaaatatttctaaaaacgTATTTATGTGCACTTCATTTACATCTACGCATGTATGtacacttacacacacacacgccccACACGTATCAAATGAGagaatgaatgtacagtatctattatttatattttatttatgttattaatattttatttacatttcaaacaattctttaatgttctaatgagaacaggcatttacagtggggagaacaagtatttgatacactgccaatgggttttcccattgactgtgtatcaaatacttgttctccccactgtatagtgTTTTATAAGCacttatttatattatatatacacacacaaaaaatgtacttatgtTACGTTTTTCACTTTACGCGGTCAGTTGTGGTCCCCGTTAACAGCGATAATGAAGCGATTACCGTATGAAgataaagaataaaagtctGTCTGCATGTGATTTGCAACATGTCCTTCGCAAACATACAGCCTTGAAGTTTAATTTCTATATTGACTCAGCAGAGAGCATCGTCGAAGCTGCTCTGTGTAAGAGCGTATTGAAGCCACTGAGAGAGCCTATTTACTGCAATCTGGAAAAACTGCACACCAATAATGGCAGCCTGAAGCAATTGGCACAGAACCAGGTACTATAGCAATACATTTCTATTCTGTGTTTTAATAATTTCATGCTCAACTGCTTAATTAATTTAGTTAATCTTTTGTGAGCTAGTCTGTAGTTCTCAGCAGTACCACCACAGCTCTGGGAGTTACCACCGCTGTCCCAGAAGCCCAAGCTATGGAGAAGATAAGCATGAAATTTAGTAATCTGCATCTTGAGTATTCTCCTGCGAAGAAAATTGGCATACTGCTGAAGGCCTGTAAAATCATCTATGACTCCATGTCTGTAAGCTGTCCAGGTAAGAGCAACTACTTATCAAACATACTGTTTTCACGTGTCACTGAACACACTACAACATCAGATAGAGGGAAAGTAACAATATTTAGGATTGGCCAGCAGATGGCTTTTCTGGCCCTATCGGAGAACCACTGGTAAGTACATataccaggggtcgggaaccttttcggctgagagagccatgaacaccacatatttttaaatgtaattccatGGGAGTCATACAatctgtttaaaactaaaaatacaagtaatgtgtacattttatgtaatttcaacacttttaaagtacaataagtcccTCAATTCtgaacattgttatgctgttgctaatcaatgatgagtatttatTACCATTAATACGACTTcaggtgctgcatggttttgctgatggctttgtagtctggatgatacttggtggggttaagcttcatgcaggctTTGAGAAACGTATGCccggagcaccatcagtgcacaccaaaacaagtttatccatcggtagatttttttcttgagcgaactcagtgaaggacttgaataaaatacccctcttgttgtccctttcataatcaaaaccttgcaatcacgctgacCTGGGATAAATATCTTACGTCGggtgactcatccaaagcgagaaATTAAAAACGGTGCTGCATTTATGTCCTTATGACCTGCTGAAAAGCACGATACtcaccttcttttttttttttttgccatattctGAAAAAGGTTTCTATCAACACGGAAAATCGAAACTGGAAACGAGGGAAGTTTACTTGCTTATCtcatgcacatgcgcacatcggccgctattttcgacagaaaaatacggcaaccccacttgaacagtgttTCTGCCTCATCTGCATTGTCTACGCAATTGATAGATAGACACAACAACATGTATGTTTGCTACTTTGCCTCTAAAATTACTACGAACCAGCTTTCTAGTCGTCTGTGACCGTCACCGTTTTGCGCAATGCGCTGTTACTA from Corythoichthys intestinalis isolate RoL2023-P3 chromosome 15, ASM3026506v1, whole genome shotgun sequence includes these protein-coding regions:
- the rin3 gene encoding ras and Rab interactor 3 isoform X2 is translated as MMEVSVDSQERGHTNNLTGAHNPSSLPPLRPCRPKPPPPITKSSQHPSRPPLPPSTPPSLPLISTPTPPLPSNPPPSSLPPPLSPTPHTSVNTEPTPCLTPLPSPTSQAVSTSLSCLPSPSVILPLSSTPKLSLMDQLVGSSSVWLTKGLSQEQVTCILREEDVGVFLVQSAEEQGMMLSVRLPEEQEASPVHNLKVKQHKSFLHLDGSVLVFDDIYKLIYFYCVSRDILAVPLKLPQAISLATQKEELEIISAMCTDFWTSDINQKTKNQNQGFDQSHENDYMYINPMTLLEKENKQQKDFSESKLVINTPESIIPYLLNGESLPKENNQVKNQVKTNSNQDTKFKRPPPRPPSLGSGPGMGLLFSSPPLDKCCTPLTSAADKKEEGKVGVGDKPERKTALMSHPPSRPPVPLQSRAHPLLPPAPLRRTSSRNSTDGCEKGQKPVKGTEKEGEGLKEQGKTCLLGDSVELLNTTPQAEAKQDNMKEKGDETYMGKDKEEDKSIGPPSLVKRPSRPVPQPRKKPSLSDRPGSGSANQNVGKKVGPPSPIRRPDVSLYSPQGCAMMGTDPDTYSNSSTEEEEGETTQEQDQNHSNPSENRCNKIKRTPTTIMLGKARSRLSGVITGLISHDRRLSQRIVELARDPLSYFGNLVKEYRAFTLETMSNHSTSTELLQEIRQMMTQLKSYLLQSTELQAMLEPQHQYSQEKLESIVEAALCKSVLKPLREPIYCNLEKLHTNNGSLKQLAQNQSVVLSSTTTALGVTTAVPEAQAMEKISMKFSNLHLEYSPAKKIGILLKACKIIYDSMSVSCPGRAHGADDFLPVMMYVLARSNLSDLLLDVEYMMELMNPALTIGEGSYYLTTTYGALEHIKTFDQEKSASRQFSREIQDSIQRWERRRTLNQECSSQRSVQDFLTVCCPDTGSNPKTLGILPTTTIQQLTEECAARFEQDSYILSIHEDGVRRPLAPGELALTVKNKCQPGAYCFIYHPSDHGPVQPAWPGRSCPTIPPPRPPPQSTFQNISAAINIEKPETETSLISW
- the rin3 gene encoding ras and Rab interactor 3 isoform X1; its protein translation is MMEVSVDSQERGHTNNLTGAHNPSSLPPLRPCRPKPPPPITKSSQHPSRPPLPPSTPPSLPLISTPTPPLPSNPPPSSLPPPLSPTPHTSVNTEPTPCLTPLPSPTSQAVSTSLSCLPSPSVILPLSSTPKLSLMDQLVGSSSVWLTKGLSQEQVTCILREEDVGVFLVQSAEEQGMMLSVRLPEEQEASPVHNLKVKQHKSFLHLDGSVLVFDDIYKLIYFYCVSRDILAVPLKLPQAISLATQKEELEIISAMCTDFWTSDINQKTKNQNQGFDQSHENDYMYINPMTLLEKENKQQKDFSESKLVINTPESIIPYLLNGESLPKENNQVKNQVKTNSNQDTKFKRPPPRPPSLGSGPGMGLLFSSPPLDKCCTPLTSAADKKEEGKVGVGDKPERKTALMSHPPSRPPVPLQSRAHPLLPPAPLRRTSSRNSTDGCEKGQKPVKGTEKEGEGLKEQGKTCLLGDSVELLNTTPQAEAKQDNMKEKGDETYMGKDKEEDKSIGPPSLVKRPSRPVPQPRKKPSLSDRPGSGSANQNVGKKVGPPSPIRRPDVSLYSPQGCAMMGTDPDTYSNSSTEEEEGETTQEQDQNHSNPSENRCNKIKRTPTTIMLGKARSRLSGVITGLISHDRRLSQRIVELARDPLSYFGNLVKEYRAFTLETMSNHSTSTELLQEIRQMMTQLKSYLLQSTELQAMLEPQHQYSQEKLAESIVEAALCKSVLKPLREPIYCNLEKLHTNNGSLKQLAQNQSVVLSSTTTALGVTTAVPEAQAMEKISMKFSNLHLEYSPAKKIGILLKACKIIYDSMSVSCPGRAHGADDFLPVMMYVLARSNLSDLLLDVEYMMELMNPALTIGEGSYYLTTTYGALEHIKTFDQEKSASRQFSREIQDSIQRWERRRTLNQECSSQRSVQDFLTVCCPDTGSNPKTLGILPTTTIQQLTEECAARFEQDSYILSIHEDGVRRPLAPGELALTVKNKCQPGAYCFIYHPSDHGPVQPAWPGRSCPTIPPPRPPPQSTFQNISAAINIEKPETETSLISW